A genomic window from Flavobacterium azooxidireducens includes:
- a CDS encoding glycoside hydrolase family 31 protein, whose protein sequence is MITNTELEHKGDQFPSKIVSFNQDVDNVFFYTENNVVLKITILRDSMIRFRYTTKGYFNKDFSYAIDKGQSHGYNELTVEEHKAFYTITTSKIVCKINKQNAKVSIFDLEGFQILDDEIGFHWEESYEFGGNIVKMSKKANDGECYYGMGDKATHLNLKGKRVENWATDQYAFHREQEPLYKVVPFYIGLHHNNAYGIFFDNTFRTFFDFCHERRNVTSFWAEGGEMNYYFIYGPKMKDVVTNYTHLTGKPELPPMWTLGYHQCKWSYYPESKVKEITSTFRKLKIPCDAIYLDIDYMEGFRCFTWSKEYFPDPKRMVAELAKDGFKTVVIIDPGIKIDKEYSVYTEALEKDYFCKRADGPYMKGKVWPGECNFPDYTNPEVREWWAGLFKELISDIGVKGVWNDMNEPAVMDVPGKTFPMDVRHDYDGNPCSHRKAHNIYGTQMARATYEGVKRFAYPKRPFIITRSAYSGAQRYTSSWTGDNVATWEHLWIANIQMQRMSISGMGFTGSDIGGFAEQPSGELYARWIQLGVFHPFCRTHSSGDHGEQEPWSFGEEVVDITRKFVNLRYQLLPYLYTMFWKYVNEGEAMLKPLVYFDQEDVQTLYRTDEFIFGNQILVCPILEPNAVGRRMYLPKGNWYNFWTNEVVEGKRELWVATDYDQIPIFIKEGAIIPKYPVQQYVGEKDFEEITLDVYYKFGKEKSVLYEDAQDGYDYNKGRFSLRTFNLTGKEKELIIQLHQVGEFLTNYSKFRINIIGLPFKISSIEIDNEKVSLESAFFDGKNSLLVDKFFTELHIVGK, encoded by the coding sequence ATGATTACAAATACTGAATTAGAACACAAAGGCGATCAGTTTCCTTCCAAAATAGTGTCATTCAATCAAGATGTTGACAATGTTTTTTTCTACACAGAAAATAATGTGGTGCTCAAAATCACCATTCTTCGTGATAGTATGATTCGTTTTCGCTACACAACCAAAGGTTATTTCAATAAAGACTTTTCGTATGCCATTGATAAAGGTCAATCACACGGCTATAACGAATTGACGGTTGAAGAGCACAAAGCTTTTTATACGATTACAACCAGCAAAATAGTTTGCAAAATCAATAAACAGAATGCGAAAGTTTCGATTTTTGATTTAGAAGGTTTTCAAATTTTGGATGATGAAATTGGTTTTCATTGGGAAGAAAGCTACGAATTTGGTGGAAACATCGTCAAAATGAGCAAGAAAGCCAATGACGGCGAATGTTATTATGGAATGGGCGACAAAGCCACGCATCTTAATTTAAAAGGAAAACGAGTTGAAAATTGGGCAACCGATCAATATGCTTTTCATCGTGAACAAGAGCCATTGTACAAAGTGGTGCCGTTTTATATCGGCTTACATCATAATAATGCGTACGGAATATTTTTTGACAATACGTTCAGAACATTTTTCGATTTTTGTCACGAACGTAGAAATGTAACCAGTTTTTGGGCAGAAGGTGGTGAGATGAATTACTATTTCATTTACGGCCCGAAAATGAAAGATGTGGTTACAAATTATACGCATTTAACCGGAAAACCGGAGCTTCCGCCGATGTGGACGCTAGGTTATCATCAATGTAAATGGAGTTATTATCCTGAGAGTAAAGTAAAAGAAATTACTTCTACTTTCAGAAAACTTAAAATTCCGTGTGATGCTATTTATTTGGACATCGATTATATGGAAGGATTCCGATGTTTCACTTGGAGCAAAGAATATTTTCCCGATCCAAAGCGAATGGTTGCTGAATTGGCCAAAGATGGTTTTAAAACCGTTGTAATTATTGATCCGGGAATTAAAATTGACAAAGAATATTCTGTTTATACCGAAGCGTTAGAAAAAGATTATTTCTGCAAACGTGCCGACGGACCTTATATGAAAGGAAAAGTTTGGCCAGGCGAATGTAATTTTCCTGATTATACAAATCCCGAAGTCCGTGAATGGTGGGCAGGATTATTCAAAGAATTAATTTCAGATATTGGCGTAAAAGGTGTTTGGAACGATATGAACGAACCGGCAGTAATGGATGTTCCCGGAAAAACCTTCCCAATGGATGTTCGTCACGATTATGATGGAAATCCGTGTAGTCACCGAAAAGCTCATAATATTTACGGAACGCAAATGGCAAGAGCAACCTATGAAGGGGTGAAGCGATTTGCCTATCCAAAACGACCGTTCATCATCACTCGTTCCGCATATTCCGGTGCTCAACGTTACACTTCGTCTTGGACGGGAGATAATGTTGCGACTTGGGAACATTTATGGATTGCTAACATTCAAATGCAACGTATGTCGATTAGCGGAATGGGCTTTACTGGTTCTGATATTGGCGGTTTTGCCGAACAACCTTCGGGCGAATTATATGCTCGTTGGATTCAGTTAGGCGTTTTTCATCCGTTTTGCAGAACGCATTCTTCCGGAGATCACGGCGAACAAGAACCTTGGTCGTTTGGAGAAGAAGTAGTAGATATTACCAGAAAATTCGTTAACCTTCGTTACCAATTACTTCCTTACTTATATACGATGTTTTGGAAATATGTGAATGAAGGTGAAGCGATGTTGAAACCTTTAGTTTACTTTGATCAGGAAGATGTTCAAACGTTATATCGAACAGACGAATTTATTTTTGGAAATCAAATTTTGGTTTGTCCGATTTTAGAACCAAATGCAGTAGGACGACGAATGTATCTTCCGAAAGGAAATTGGTATAATTTTTGGACTAATGAAGTAGTTGAAGGTAAAAGGGAATTATGGGTGGCAACGGATTATGATCAAATTCCGATTTTCATCAAAGAAGGAGCCATTATTCCAAAATATCCTGTTCAACAATATGTAGGAGAAAAAGATTTTGAAGAAATCACATTGGATGTTTACTATAAATTCGGAAAAGAAAAATCCGTTTTATATGAAGATGCTCAAGATGGTTACGATTATAATAAAGGTAGATTTTCGTTACGAACGTTCAACCTTACCGGAAAAGAGAAAGAATTGATTATTCAGTTGCATCAGGTGGGAGAATTTTTGACTAATTATTCAAAATTTAGAATTAATATAATTGGTTTACCGTTTAAAATTTCTTCGATCGAAATTGATAATGAGAAGGTTTCATTAGAATCTGCTTTTTTTGACGGAAAAAATTCGTTGTTGGTTGATAAATTCTTTACGGAATTACATATTGTTGGCAAATAG
- a CDS encoding M48 family metallopeptidase, with translation MKRIIAFSSFSALVLTMGCATNPLTGKSTLALVGNSSIFPSAFQQYDTFLKENKVVTGTADAKRVEAVGIKIRQAAEKWLTAVGQSNYLKDYQWEYKLVQDDAVNAWCMPGGKIVVYTGILPVTKDEAGLATVMGHEVAHALLNHGQQRMSAGMLQQAGAVGVGLAVGEKNEQTQAIAMTAYGAGSQMFGMLPFSRSHESEADKIGLILMAIAGYNPEASVPFWERMGAASGGSAPAEFMSTHPSHNTRVSNLRKWIPEAKAEAAKYGVVFK, from the coding sequence ATGAAAAGAATTATTGCGTTTAGTTCGTTTAGTGCATTAGTACTTACGATGGGGTGTGCTACCAATCCGTTAACAGGAAAAAGCACGTTGGCTTTAGTGGGCAACAGTTCAATTTTTCCTTCAGCATTCCAACAGTATGACACGTTTTTAAAAGAAAACAAAGTTGTAACCGGAACCGCTGATGCAAAAAGAGTAGAAGCTGTAGGAATAAAAATCAGACAAGCAGCTGAAAAATGGTTAACAGCCGTTGGTCAATCTAATTATCTGAAAGATTATCAATGGGAATACAAATTGGTTCAAGATGATGCTGTGAATGCTTGGTGTATGCCGGGCGGAAAAATTGTAGTTTACACAGGAATTTTGCCTGTTACCAAAGATGAAGCAGGTTTAGCTACAGTAATGGGTCACGAAGTTGCTCACGCACTTTTAAACCATGGTCAACAACGAATGAGTGCCGGAATGTTACAACAAGCCGGAGCTGTTGGAGTTGGCTTGGCAGTAGGAGAAAAAAATGAGCAAACACAAGCCATAGCGATGACAGCGTATGGAGCAGGTTCTCAAATGTTTGGAATGTTACCTTTTAGCCGAAGTCACGAAAGTGAAGCCGATAAAATTGGTTTGATTTTAATGGCGATTGCAGGTTATAATCCCGAAGCATCAGTTCCTTTTTGGGAAAGAATGGGAGCAGCGTCCGGAGGTTCAGCACCGGCTGAATTTATGAGTACGCACCCTTCGCATAACACAAGGGTTTCTAATCTTAGAAAATGGATTCCGGAAGCGAAAGCGGAAGCTGCAAAATACGGAGTCGTATTCAAGTAA
- a CDS encoding MFS transporter codes for MATLAKGSKKLTNAWAFYDWANSVYPLVISSSIFPLYYGFLFPKENPNILFLGYEFKSTALISFVTAFAFLCVAFISPILSGIADFAGNKKRFMQFFCYLGAISCIGMYWFTKDNIYFGIVCFFFGLIGFWGSLVFYNSYLPDIAYKEQQDSLSAKGYSFGYIGSVILLVINLIMILGKEGEEALHAMRMAFAMTGIWWILFAQYAFWYLPKGNKNADKITKDVVLNGFRELKKVQSQLYQNLRLYRYLVAFFVYSMAVQTVMLVATYFGEQEINWSTDSEKTTGLIISILVIQLVAVLGATLTSKASEKFGNISTLIVINAIWAIICVFAYFVTEPIHFYVTAGFVGLVMGGIQALSRSTYSKFLPKTDDTASFFSFYDVAEKIGIVIGMAIYGTIDQITGSMRNAIVFLMVFFVAGLLLLLRVTKNETSEVE; via the coding sequence ATGGCAACACTTGCAAAAGGAAGTAAGAAATTAACCAACGCTTGGGCTTTTTATGATTGGGCGAATTCGGTTTATCCATTAGTCATTTCATCCTCTATTTTTCCGTTGTATTATGGGTTTTTATTTCCGAAAGAAAATCCCAATATTCTTTTTTTAGGATACGAATTTAAAAGTACGGCACTCATCAGTTTTGTCACTGCTTTTGCATTTTTATGCGTTGCTTTTATTTCACCAATTTTATCAGGAATTGCCGATTTTGCAGGTAATAAAAAACGATTTATGCAGTTTTTCTGCTATTTGGGAGCCATTTCTTGTATTGGAATGTATTGGTTTACGAAAGACAATATTTATTTCGGAATTGTCTGTTTCTTTTTTGGATTGATAGGATTTTGGGGAAGTTTGGTATTTTATAATTCGTATTTGCCCGACATCGCATACAAAGAACAACAAGACAGTTTGAGTGCAAAAGGGTATTCGTTTGGATATATCGGAAGTGTGATTTTGTTAGTCATTAATTTAATAATGATATTAGGAAAAGAAGGAGAAGAAGCTCTTCACGCAATGCGAATGGCTTTTGCTATGACTGGAATTTGGTGGATTCTTTTTGCTCAATATGCATTTTGGTATCTTCCGAAAGGAAATAAAAATGCTGATAAAATTACGAAAGATGTTGTCTTAAATGGATTTCGAGAACTGAAAAAAGTACAAAGCCAATTATACCAAAACCTAAGACTTTATCGTTATTTAGTTGCTTTTTTTGTGTATAGTATGGCGGTTCAAACGGTGATGTTAGTTGCGACTTATTTTGGTGAACAGGAAATTAATTGGTCAACCGATAGCGAAAAAACAACCGGTTTAATCATAAGTATTTTGGTGATTCAATTGGTTGCAGTACTTGGAGCAACATTAACATCCAAAGCTTCAGAAAAATTCGGAAATATTTCAACGTTGATTGTGATTAATGCTATTTGGGCAATCATTTGTGTGTTTGCTTATTTTGTTACCGAACCCATTCATTTTTATGTTACAGCCGGATTTGTTGGATTAGTGATGGGCGGAATTCAAGCACTTTCTCGCTCAACTTATTCTAAATTTTTACCTAAAACGGATGATACCGCTTCCTTTTTTAGTTTTTATGACGTTGCCGAAAAAATCGGAATTGTGATTGGTATGGCAATTTATGGAACGATTGATCAAATCACAGGAAGTATGCGAAATGCCATTGTTTTTCTGATGGTTTTCTTCGTAGCAGGATTATTATTGTTGTTACGAGTTACCAAAAATGAAACTTCAGAAGTGGAATAA
- a CDS encoding head GIN domain-containing protein, with translation MQKLITLVAVFTVSIVSAQWGQEKIKGNGTVVSKEITTSDYESISVAGFFNVTLVEGKEGKISIKGEENLLEFIVVENEGSDLKIRTEKGYNLNPSKGNKIEITVPVQEISKVSLAGSGGIVSNFTLKSSDFKATLAGSGDIKLTVDSQNVEAKVAGSGDIELKGKTKNLELTVSGSGDIEAFGLQSENSKATLSGSGNISTTCSELIEARVAGSGDIEYKGNPKKIDTKVVGSGKIKMI, from the coding sequence ATGCAAAAATTAATCACATTAGTAGCTGTTTTTACCGTTTCAATTGTTTCTGCACAATGGGGACAAGAAAAAATTAAAGGAAACGGAACCGTAGTTTCCAAAGAAATTACAACTTCCGATTATGAATCGATAAGTGTCGCAGGATTTTTCAATGTGACTTTGGTGGAAGGAAAAGAAGGTAAAATATCTATTAAAGGAGAAGAAAATTTATTAGAATTTATAGTCGTTGAAAACGAAGGAAGCGATTTGAAAATTCGTACAGAAAAAGGGTATAATCTAAATCCATCTAAAGGAAATAAAATTGAAATTACTGTTCCGGTTCAAGAAATTTCAAAAGTAAGTTTAGCTGGTTCTGGTGGAATTGTATCTAATTTCACATTGAAATCATCTGATTTTAAAGCTACTTTGGCCGGTTCGGGAGATATTAAATTAACTGTAGATTCACAAAATGTAGAAGCAAAAGTAGCCGGTTCAGGTGATATTGAATTGAAAGGAAAAACTAAAAATTTAGAATTAACTGTATCCGGTTCAGGAGATATCGAAGCGTTTGGTTTGCAATCTGAGAACAGCAAGGCAACTCTTTCCGGTTCAGGGAATATATCCACAACTTGTTCAGAATTAATCGAAGCCCGTGTAGCCGGTTCAGGCGATATTGAATACAAAGGAAATCCTAAAAAAATCGATACTAAAGTGGTTGGTTCAGGGAAAATTAAAATGATTTAA
- a CDS encoding anti-sigma factor, whose product MKEKKDSIETLFSQLENQWDTETPRLGHSDRFLKKLNVEPVQTKKKNWMPLSLAASLLLIAGIIGFYQLKADNQPTNQWQNASAQTKETHDYFASVVEKELTDLKSKQTPETEQIINDALNQMKVFEQDYQKIINELQKNGDTKQLLHAMILNFQTRISFLEEVIKKIEIINHQKNIENEKSI is encoded by the coding sequence ATGAAAGAGAAAAAAGATTCAATCGAAACATTGTTTAGTCAATTAGAAAATCAGTGGGATACCGAAACACCACGGTTAGGTCATTCCGATCGATTTTTGAAAAAACTAAATGTAGAACCCGTGCAAACAAAAAAGAAAAACTGGATGCCGCTTTCTTTAGCAGCTTCACTCCTATTGATTGCGGGAATCATAGGTTTTTATCAACTAAAAGCTGACAATCAGCCAACTAATCAATGGCAGAATGCATCGGCACAGACCAAAGAAACCCACGATTACTTTGCTTCTGTGGTTGAAAAAGAATTGACCGATTTAAAATCAAAACAAACTCCTGAAACGGAACAAATTATCAATGATGCCCTTAATCAAATGAAAGTTTTTGAGCAAGATTATCAAAAAATCATCAACGAATTACAAAAAAACGGTGACACCAAACAATTGCTTCATGCCATGATTCTGAATTTTCAAACTCGAATTTCATTTCTGGAAGAAGTAATCAAAAAAATTGAAATCATTAATCATCAAAAAAACATCGAAAATGAAAAATCTATATAG
- a CDS encoding RNA polymerase sigma factor — protein MSLANENIEQLISLCKQNNQKAQLEVYNRYCKAMYNVALRIVKDEHFAEDVMQEAFLKAFQKLETFKGEFAFGAWLKRIVINYSIDFYKKNSFFNHDDYEAKAYKIEDVQEDEPIDHTNLKVQEIMNAMQKLKESYRMILTLVLIEGYDLEEVCEIINISYANCRTTLSRAKESLRMQLASK, from the coding sequence TTGAGTTTAGCAAACGAAAATATTGAGCAACTGATATCGCTCTGCAAGCAAAATAACCAAAAAGCACAATTAGAGGTGTATAATCGCTATTGCAAAGCGATGTATAACGTGGCTCTTCGAATTGTGAAAGATGAACATTTTGCCGAAGATGTGATGCAAGAAGCTTTTTTGAAAGCTTTTCAAAAACTTGAAACATTCAAAGGTGAATTCGCTTTTGGAGCTTGGTTAAAACGAATTGTAATTAATTACAGTATCGATTTTTATAAAAAAAACAGTTTTTTTAATCATGATGATTATGAAGCAAAAGCATACAAAATTGAAGATGTACAAGAAGACGAGCCAATCGATCATACAAATCTGAAAGTTCAGGAAATTATGAACGCTATGCAAAAACTAAAAGAAAGTTATCGGATGATTTTGACTTTGGTTTTAATTGAAGGCTATGATTTAGAAGAAGTTTGCGAAATTATCAATATCAGTTATGCCAACTGCCGCACGACTTTGAGCAGAGCAAAAGAAAGTTTACGAATGCAATTAGCATCAAAATAA
- a CDS encoding DUF6252 family protein produces MKKHNLLTYLFIFCTALFTSCTEEFEPIDPAIQIPGDNGGGGNTAAVFSVDFNGQTFVASNYQAVITGGSIVVSGIRASNGDSVSFIVDGTTTGSYPAKDNIIIYQPAGTEYGYLGINYSNPDSNTGSIVITSINTTNNTISGTFNFTGYWSDIDEEGVLPIAFTNGVFNNIPFTSENYTEDTFFAKVDGQDFVDVDIFTAISSAGDVELISVAGHDADDNSITVSVRSNISPGTYQITGSNSDLVQMYYDKESTDFWERCLNGTVTVVERTATQLKCTFSGIVTDGETAYSITEGAFDVQYDD; encoded by the coding sequence ATGAAGAAGCATAATTTACTGACCTATTTATTTATTTTTTGTACAGCATTATTCACTTCGTGTACAGAAGAATTTGAGCCAATCGATCCGGCGATACAAATTCCAGGTGATAATGGAGGAGGTGGAAACACAGCAGCTGTTTTTAGTGTTGATTTTAACGGACAAACCTTTGTTGCAAGCAATTATCAAGCGGTAATTACAGGTGGATCAATTGTTGTTTCGGGAATTAGAGCATCCAATGGCGATAGCGTTTCTTTTATTGTTGATGGAACAACAACAGGTTCATATCCAGCGAAAGATAATATTATAATTTATCAACCAGCCGGTACAGAATATGGCTATTTAGGCATAAACTATTCTAATCCGGATTCAAATACGGGTTCAATTGTTATAACATCTATCAACACAACCAACAATACTATTTCAGGAACATTCAATTTTACAGGCTATTGGTCTGATATTGATGAAGAAGGTGTTTTACCAATTGCTTTTACAAATGGTGTTTTTAATAATATTCCATTCACTAGTGAAAACTATACTGAAGATACTTTTTTTGCCAAAGTTGATGGTCAAGATTTCGTAGATGTTGATATTTTTACTGCCATTTCATCTGCTGGTGATGTTGAGTTGATTTCAGTTGCAGGGCATGATGCCGATGATAATAGCATTACTGTTAGTGTAAGAAGTAATATTAGTCCCGGAACTTATCAAATTACGGGTAGTAATTCAGATTTAGTTCAAATGTATTATGATAAAGAATCTACCGATTTTTGGGAAAGATGTTTAAATGGAACTGTAACTGTAGTAGAACGAACTGCAACTCAATTAAAATGTACTTTTAGCGGAATTGTAACTGATGGAGAAACTGCATATTCAATCACTGAAGGTGCTTTTGATGTTCAATACGACGATTAA
- the lon gene encoding endopeptidase La, protein MSNHNIKTLDKMSLHDFDTEADLIPLLTPEDEEEMANEELPNSIAILPLRNTVLFPGVVIPITAGRDKSIKLINDANAAGKVIGVVAQKDEDIEDPTRDDIHQIGTVAQILRVLKMPDGNVTVILQGKKRFQISKVISEEPYINALIKEVPEKRPSVADTEFGAIIDSVKEIAIKIIKESPNIPTEATFAIKNIESQSFLINFVSSNMNLDVKEKQDLLSMNILKERALSTLRYMNTELQKLELKNDIQSKVRIDLDQQQREYFLHQQMKTIQEELGGVSYDQEIDEMRVKAKGKKWDEKVEKHFEKEISKLQRTNPQSPDFGILRNYLELFLELPWNNFSKDNFDLKRAQKILDKDHFGLEDVKKRIIEHLAVLKLRNDMKSPIICLTGPPGVGKTSIGKSIAKALGREYVRMSLGGLRDEAEIRGHRKTYIGAMPGRILQSLKKAGTSNPVFVLDEIDKLSVSHSGDPSSALLEVLDPEQNKEFYDNFLEMGFDLSKVMFIATSNTMTTIQPALKDRMEVIKMTGYTIEEKVEIARQHLFPKQLKEHGLTTKHLTIGKRQLEKVIEGYTRESGVRALEQKLAQVIRHAAKSVAMEEEYNMKVTDEDIIKTLGAPRLERDKSEGNEVAGVVTGLAWTSVGGDILFIESLISKGKGTLTLTGNLGTVMKESATIAMEYIKSNAELLGVNQEVLQNYNIHIHVPEGATPKDGPSAGIAMLTSLVSVLTQKRVKKSLAMTGEITLRGKVLPVGGIKEKILAAKRANIKEIILCADNKHDIDEIKSEYLAGLTFHYVKEMSEVVTLAITNQKAKNAKEL, encoded by the coding sequence ATGTCAAACCACAATATAAAAACTCTTGACAAAATGTCACTTCATGATTTCGATACCGAAGCCGATTTAATTCCGCTTCTTACACCCGAAGATGAAGAAGAAATGGCTAATGAAGAATTGCCGAATTCGATTGCTATTTTACCACTTAGAAACACAGTGCTTTTTCCCGGTGTTGTTATTCCCATAACAGCAGGAAGAGATAAATCTATAAAATTGATTAACGATGCCAATGCTGCAGGAAAAGTAATTGGTGTTGTTGCTCAAAAAGATGAAGATATTGAAGACCCTACCCGAGATGATATTCATCAAATTGGAACGGTGGCTCAAATTCTTCGTGTATTGAAAATGCCTGATGGAAACGTAACCGTTATTCTTCAAGGAAAAAAACGTTTTCAAATTAGTAAAGTCATTTCAGAAGAACCCTATATCAATGCGTTGATTAAAGAAGTTCCTGAAAAAAGACCAAGCGTTGCCGACACAGAGTTTGGTGCTATCATCGATTCTGTTAAAGAAATAGCCATTAAAATCATCAAAGAGAGCCCGAATATTCCAACCGAAGCTACTTTTGCTATCAAAAATATTGAAAGTCAATCGTTCTTAATCAATTTTGTTTCTTCCAACATGAATTTAGATGTGAAAGAAAAACAAGATTTATTATCGATGAATATTTTAAAAGAAAGAGCTCTTTCTACCTTGCGATACATGAATACTGAATTGCAAAAGTTGGAGTTAAAAAACGATATTCAGTCCAAAGTACGTATTGATTTAGACCAACAGCAAAGAGAATATTTCCTTCATCAACAAATGAAAACCATTCAAGAAGAATTGGGTGGTGTTTCGTACGATCAAGAAATTGATGAAATGCGTGTGAAGGCAAAAGGAAAAAAATGGGATGAAAAAGTTGAAAAACATTTTGAAAAAGAAATTTCCAAATTACAACGAACTAATCCGCAATCGCCAGATTTTGGAATACTTCGCAACTATTTAGAACTTTTTCTTGAATTGCCTTGGAATAATTTTTCTAAAGATAATTTTGATTTAAAAAGAGCTCAAAAAATATTAGACAAAGATCATTTTGGTCTTGAAGATGTAAAAAAACGAATCATCGAACATTTAGCAGTTTTGAAATTGCGAAATGATATGAAATCGCCAATTATCTGTTTAACAGGTCCTCCGGGAGTTGGAAAAACATCCATTGGGAAATCTATTGCAAAAGCACTAGGTAGAGAATATGTTCGCATGTCATTAGGTGGATTACGTGATGAAGCTGAAATCAGAGGTCATCGTAAAACCTATATTGGAGCAATGCCCGGAAGAATTTTGCAAAGTTTGAAAAAAGCAGGAACTTCCAATCCGGTTTTTGTATTAGATGAAATTGATAAATTATCGGTTAGTCATTCGGGAGATCCTTCTTCTGCATTATTAGAAGTGTTGGATCCTGAACAAAACAAGGAGTTTTACGATAATTTCCTTGAAATGGGATTTGATTTGTCTAAAGTGATGTTTATTGCTACTTCCAACACGATGACAACCATTCAACCTGCTTTGAAAGACAGAATGGAAGTAATTAAAATGACCGGTTATACAATTGAAGAAAAAGTAGAAATCGCTCGTCAACATTTATTTCCAAAACAGTTGAAGGAACATGGTTTAACCACCAAACACTTAACTATTGGAAAACGTCAGTTAGAAAAAGTTATTGAAGGGTATACAAGAGAATCCGGTGTTAGAGCATTAGAACAGAAATTAGCACAAGTGATTCGTCATGCAGCCAAATCGGTCGCCATGGAGGAAGAATATAATATGAAAGTGACTGATGAAGACATCATCAAAACATTAGGAGCACCTCGTTTAGAAAGAGATAAATCAGAAGGAAATGAAGTGGCCGGTGTTGTTACTGGTTTAGCTTGGACGAGTGTTGGTGGAGATATTTTATTTATTGAGTCCTTGATTTCCAAAGGAAAAGGAACACTTACCTTAACCGGAAATTTAGGTACGGTGATGAAAGAATCGGCTACCATTGCCATGGAATACATTAAGTCGAATGCTGAATTGTTAGGGGTTAATCAAGAAGTGCTTCAAAACTATAACATTCATATTCACGTTCCGGAAGGAGCAACACCAAAAGACGGACCAAGTGCCGGAATTGCCATGTTAACTTCGTTAGTTTCTGTATTAACTCAAAAAAGAGTGAAAAAGAGTTTGGCGATGACCGGAGAAATCACGCTTCGCGGAAAAGTGCTTCCTGTGGGCGGAATCAAAGAAAAAATCTTGGCAGCTAAAAGAGCCAATATCAAAGAAATCATTTTGTGTGCAGACAATAAGCATGATATTGATGAAATTAAATCCGAATATTTAGCAGGTTTGACCTTTCATTATGTGAAAGAAATGAGTGAAGTAGTTACTTTAGCAATCACTAATCAGAAAGCTAAAAACGCTAAAGAGCTTTAA
- the porQ gene encoding type IX secretion system protein PorQ → MFKNFLCLSFLLFCAVSYSQIGGQSVYQFLNLVTSPRQAALGGKIITHYDYDVNAGIFNPASINNQMDNHLSVNYGNYFGEITYGTAAYAYTYDRHVQTFHAGVSYVNYGTFEGYDENGQQTADFTGSEAALSFGYSYNLPFTDFYIGANAKLITSTLESYNSFGGALDIGALYIDERNDINFALVIRNIGTQFTTYAGTQEKLPLEILAGISQEVENVPIRWHITLENLQQWNIAFSNPARAEGNLDGGQQEEKVSFFNNALRHVILGAELFPGKAFNLRVGYNFRRGEELRIVDQRHFSGISAGFSLRFNKVRFDYSYSRYTVAANTSLFGLMINLQ, encoded by the coding sequence ATGTTTAAAAACTTTTTATGTCTTTCATTTCTTCTTTTTTGTGCTGTGAGCTACAGCCAAATTGGTGGACAATCAGTATATCAGTTTTTAAACTTGGTAACTTCGCCCAGACAAGCCGCTTTGGGTGGTAAAATAATTACCCATTATGATTATGATGTGAATGCAGGAATATTCAATCCCGCCAGTATAAACAACCAAATGGATAATCACCTTTCGGTGAATTACGGAAATTATTTTGGTGAAATCACCTACGGAACAGCTGCTTATGCTTACACCTACGATCGTCATGTGCAAACTTTTCACGCCGGTGTAAGTTATGTTAACTACGGAACTTTTGAAGGTTATGATGAAAACGGTCAACAAACTGCCGATTTTACAGGAAGTGAAGCCGCACTATCCTTCGGATATTCTTATAATTTGCCTTTTACCGATTTTTATATTGGAGCTAATGCTAAATTAATTACTTCTACCTTAGAAAGTTATAATTCATTTGGTGGAGCTTTGGATATTGGTGCATTATATATTGATGAACGCAACGACATTAATTTTGCTTTAGTAATCCGAAACATTGGTACTCAGTTTACGACTTATGCAGGAACACAAGAAAAGTTACCACTTGAAATCTTAGCCGGAATTTCGCAAGAAGTAGAAAATGTTCCAATTCGATGGCATATTACGTTAGAAAATTTACAACAATGGAATATTGCTTTTTCCAATCCTGCCCGAGCGGAAGGTAATTTAGACGGAGGTCAACAAGAAGAAAAAGTTTCTTTTTTCAATAATGCACTTCGTCATGTGATTTTGGGAGCCGAATTGTTTCCCGGAAAGGCATTTAATCTTCGAGTTGGTTATAATTTTAGACGTGGTGAAGAATTGCGAATTGTAGACCAACGCCATTTTTCAGGTATTTCCGCTGGTTTTAGCTTGCGATTTAATAAAGTGCGTTTTGATTATTCTTATTCGCGATATACAGTGGCAGCAAACACGAGTTTGTTTGGGTTGATGATTAATTTGCAGTAA